The DNA sequence TTTGATCAGCCGTTTGGTGGCCTTTTTCGCAACAGGCGATTCTATCGTAGCGAATAACTTGGTCCTCAACTTGTACAAGCACATCAACTCGCCTGAGGCGCGGATGTATTTGTCACGCCAACTCTATGAAGAGGCGTTGCACGTACAATTTTACCTCACGCTTTTAGATACCTATATTCCGGATATCAAAGAGCGCGAAGCGGCATTTGCGGCGATTCATAATATCCCGTCAATCCGCAAGAAGGCTGAATTCTGCTTCAAGTGGATGGACTCTGTTGATGATTTGCATGAGTTGCAGACTGGTGAAGACCGTCGTAAATTCTTGCTGAATCTGATCTGTTTTGCGGCTTGTATTGAAGGACTCTTCTTCTTTGGTGCTTTTGCGTATGTTTACTTCCTACGTTCAAAAGGGCTCTTGCATGGACTCGCTTCGGGAACCAACTGGGTTTTCCGTGACGAGAGTTGCCACATGCAATTTGCTTTCAGCGTCATCGAAACAGTGCGCCAAGAACAACCTGAGTTGTTTGACGACAAGCTCCAAGCACAAGTTGTTGAGATGTTGACTGAAGCTGTTGACTGCG is a window from the Deltaproteobacteria bacterium genome containing:
- a CDS encoding ribonucleotide-diphosphate reductase subunit beta; its protein translation is MILEPGLNLTLRPMQYPEFYEMYRDAIRNTWTVEEVDFSTDVRDLKHKLTGAETHLISRLVAFFATGDSIVANNLVLNLYKHINSPEARMYLSRQLYEEALHVQFYLTLLDTYIPDIKEREAAFAAIHNIPSIRKKAEFCFKWMDSVDDLHELQTGEDRRKFLLNLICFAACIEGLFFFGAFAYVYFLRSKGLLHGLASGTNWVFRDESCHMQFAFSVIETVRQEQPELFDDKLQAQVVEMLTEAVDCEMQFADDLLSEGVSGLSPKDMRKYLEYVADQRLVNLGFAPHFGSKNPFSFMELQDVQELTNFFERRVAAYQMGVEGEVAFDEAF